In Hyphomicrobium denitrificans 1NES1, the genomic stretch CAGGTCATTCCCGAAATCGACAACGTGCTGTCTCCGGGACTCTTTGTTTCCAATCCAGCCATGAATTCATACTCCTTCCAGTAAACTGGAACCTATGTAGGGTTTCCAGCCGCTGGAAGGTCAAGACCCGGAGAACGATCATGGGCCACAAGGGAAGAAGTGAGCAGATTAAGCCGATTTCCCGTTGACTCCGTACTATAGTACGGACCCTACATTCAAACAGAGGTGCGAATGATGAAGCCGTTGACCATCGGGGAGATTGCGCGGCAAGCGGCCGTCGGGATCGAGACGGTCCGCTTCTATGAGCGCCGCGGCCTGATCGAGCAGCCGCCGAAGCCGAACGGTGCCGGTTTCCGTACTTACCCGCAGGAGACCGTAAAGCGTCTTCGCTTCATTCAGCAGGCGCAGGATATCGGATTCTCGCTGCGCGAAATCCATGAGCTTTTGGCGCTCAAAACCGATCCGGAAAGCGACTGTGGCGACGTAAAGGGTCGCGCGGTTGCGAAGCTCAAGGAGGTTCATGACAAGATTGGCAAGCTTCGCCGCATCGGCGAGGCGCTCGAAGCGCTGATCGCCGTCTGCCCGGGCTGCGGACCGGTGAACGCCTGCTCGATCCTGGAAGCGCTCGACGACTCTCCATCGCAAGCGCCGGCACCACCCGAGCCGAGTCTCCGCAAGCGGGAACTTGCCGAACGATCGGCGCGATCGCGGCAGGGACGCGCCCGGAATAAAAACGCAACTCAGAGGCCGATCAGATGAACCAGGTGACATTCAACATTGAAGGTATGCACTGCGAAGCGTGCGCGCGCACCATCCGTGCCCTCTTGGAAACAGAGCCCGGCGTCAAGAGCGTCGACGTGTCATTCGATCCCGGGACGGCGCGGATCCTCTTCGATCCCAACGCGGCGAACGAAGCGCGTTTGAAGTCCAGGATTGAAAAGCCCGGCTATCGCGTCGTCGACCGCGCCGAGCGGCCGTAACGGTGTGACCGATGTCCTACATCCAAGCCTGGCTGGAGCAAGTCTCGTTGGCGTCGCCGCTCGGCTTCGCCGTCATGGCGCTCGCCGGGCTGGTCATGGGCATCGCGCCCAGTTCCTATCCCCTTGCCACCGTCGTGGCGGGCTGTGTCGGCGGCCAAACGCGCGGCGAGCAGAAGGCGTGGTTGTCCAGCCGCGGACTGGTGCTTTCCGCGGGTTTCGTGCTGGGCATCGCCACGGTGGATGCCGTGATTGGCGTACTGGTCGGCTTCCTGGGCTTCGCCATCATCCGGGCGCTCGCTGGCTCCCTCGCCGTCACGAATTTGGCTCTCGGCCTCCTTCTCATCGTGCTGGGGCTGGCCCTGCTTCGGAAGATCCGTTTCTTCACTCCGGTCCTATCGCCGCGGCCGCATCGCGTTCAAAGCTTCGCGGCGGCCTATGCGTTAGGCGTGCCGTTCGGCCTGTCGGTGTGCCCGGCCTGTACACCGATGGTGTTGCCGGTCCTGGGTGCCGCCGCGCTTAGCGGCACTCCGTGGCTAGGCGGGGCGCTGCTGCTGGTCTTCGGCATCGCGCGCGGCGCGCCGTTGCTCCTCGTCGGCGCCGCCGCGGAACGGCTGAAAGACCTGCCGCGCGTCATGATGCTGGCGCCGGCGGTTGAGCGCGTGAGCGGCGTGCTGCTTTTGCTGGCCGCTCTCTACTTCCTTTACCAGAGCGCCGTCTATGCGGGCTTCCTGCCGCCGCTGGGCGTGCTCGGGACACCATGAACGGAGGCACCGCCATGACAATGGCAACGATGCAGAGCTATGCGGACCACCTGTGGTCCGAAGAACCATCGAGCCGTCCTGATCGCAAGAAGATCCGGGCCCGTATCGGCGGTCTTCATTGCTCGCTCTGCACGGGCACGATCGAGAAGGCAGTCGGCCGGATGGCCGGCGTGGACAAGGTCGCCGTAAGCCTCACACACGAACAGGCGCTGGTCGAGTACGATCCCAAGGTCGTGCGCCCAGTCGCTGTCCTGCAAACACTCCGAGATATCGGGTACACCATCCACGATCCGCGCAAGCTGCGCGGATTTGAGGAAGAAGAACGCGAGCTCGTGCGGGAGGCGCGGCGGTTCGTGACCGCGGTGGCCTTGAGCGTCGGATCGATCCCCATCATTGCTGACCCTTCGGTGGGTTGGGCAGGATTTCTCCCGGCGCTCGTCTGTTTGAGCCTTGCAGGCCTTGTTTTCCTCGCGCTGCGATCGAGCGGGTTATGGACGGCGGTCGCGGTGACTGCGGGCCTGATCGCCATGGTCCTGATCCTCCTCTACCTCAACCTGGAAGGATACCTGACCGGAGCGGCGCCTTGGGTCACCGGCGCATTGGCGCTTTTGCTTGTCTTTGGCGTTGCCCGGCACATTCTCTACATGGCCTGGCAGGCGCTTCGCCGCGGCATTCTCAATCAGCATGTCCTGTTGGAGATGGGCGCGTTCGCCGGCATCGCGGGCGGCGTCATCGGGCTTGTCCTCCATCCGCCCGGCTATCCGACCGCACCGTTCTTCGCCGTCTCGGTCATGGTCGCGACGTACCATATTTTTTCGGAATGGCTGTCGCTCATCGTCAAGACCCGCAGTTCGCAAGCGGTGAAGCGGCTTCTCGACCTCCAACCCGACATGGCCCGTGTGGTGCGCGACAACCGGGAAGAGGCAGTCCGTGTTTCGGACGTCGTTGTGGGCGATCTCGTTCGCGTCCGGCCGGGCGAGCGAATACCGGTCGACGGAACGGTCGTCACAGGCCGCTCGGCGATCGACCAGTCGTTCGTCACCGGCGAACCGGTTCCCGTCGAGAAGACGGACGGCGATACTGTTGTGGGGGGCTCGGTCAACGGGACTGGCAGCCTTCTCATAAGGGTCACCGCCGTCGGGGAAGAAAGCTTCCTGCAGCGGGTCGTGCGCCAGGTCGAGGATGCCCGCGCTCTCAAGCCGGGCATCCTGCATCTCGTCGACCGCGTGCTGCGGATCTACACGCCGACCGTTCTTCTGATTGCCGCAGCAGCTTTCCTTGGGTGGATCGCGGGGCCGCTTCTGGCCGGGTACCATCCCGACATAAGCCGGGCAGTGTTCGCAGGCCTGAGCGTACTCGTGATGGGCTACCCATGCGCCGTGGGAATCTCGGCCCCTCTCTCGATCGTTCGCGGCGCCGGTGAGGCCGCGAACCAAGGTATTCTCATGCGTACCGGTGAAGCCTTCCAAACCTATCGGCTGGTCCGGAGCATCGTTCTCGACAAGACGGGAACGCTCACAGAGGGACGACCAACGGTGGGCGAGATCGAGGCGTGCGATACAAGCGAGGACGAGTTGCTGGCGATCGCCGCAGCAGCCGAATCCTCGTCCGAGCACCCTCTGGCCGAAGCAATCGTGAAGTCAGCATTTGCGCGAAAGGTCGTGCCGCCGGCTGTGGAAGCGTTCGAAGCGATCCCCGGCAAGGGTGTCGTAGCCAAAATCGAGGGTCAGGAGGTCCTCGTCGGTAGCCTTAGCTTTCTAAGAGGGCGCGGCGTTGACTTCAGGTCCATCGCGGACCGGATCGATGCCCTGGAACAAAAAGGACGCACCGTCATCGCCGCTGCGCGGGCCAGTCGCTTGCTCGGCATCATCGCTCTCGGCGATGCCCTCAAGCCGGATGCCGTCGAGACGGTAGCCGCGTTGCGCAAGGCTGGTCTGAAGACGGTCCTGATCACCGGCGACAACGAGCGGGCGGCGCGGCGCGTCGCGCGGGATCTCGGCATCGACGAGGTCCACGCCGGCATCCTGCCTGGCGCCAAGGCCGACATCGTCCGCGAACTCCAAAAGTACGGGAAGGTGGCAATGGTCGGAGACGGCATCAACGATGCGCCGGCGCTGATGCAGGCGGATGTTGGCGTCGCGCTCGGCACCGGTACCGACATCGCGATCGAATCTGCGGACATCATCATCCTCGGGAAGGAACTGGGCCTCATCATGCGGGCGCGCGAAATCAGCCGCTACAGCTACCATAAGATGGTCCAGAATGTGCTGCTCGCCTTTGGCTTCAACGGCATCGGCATTCCCATTGCGGCGACGGGCCTGCTCTATCCCGTCTGGGCGCTCGTGGCGATGGCCTTGAGCGTAACGGCTATTTTCATCAATTCGCTCTGGGGCCGCCCCTCGCTCTTCATCAGTGCGATCCTGAGCGTTGGCCGACGCGACCAGTTCGAGCGGAAGCCAGCGTAGCAGCTCGATGCGCTTGCCCGAGAATTATTCCGCGGTCGCAGCCGGAACGCCAGCTTTGGCATCAGCATTCGATCTCGATTAGCTTGATGAGATCGGTGACGACGAAGCGGTCCATTGAAACCTTTAGACCGGCGTTTCGAATATGCATTTCGGTCTGCCGATCGAAGCTTGCGCCGTAGGCCCACGCGATCCAGGGATCCCAGAGTCTGGTAATCAGGCGGCGAATTCGGCCTTGCGGTCGGAGATATTCCATGAGGCGAATCACGCCGCCAGGGCGGACGACCCGGTGAAGCTCCTGCAATGCGGGGATTTGCAACTCGCCGGGCAGGACACAGAACAGAAAACTGGTAACGGCGGCATCAAACGCGCGGTCCGGAAGGGTTATGTGCGCGACATCCATCTGGCGCAACTCGATCGACGCAGCCGGTGACTGACTTCGCCTGCGATTGGCGCGCCTGAGCATCGCCGGGCTGATGTCGATGCCTATGACTGCCGCGTTGCGGGGATAGAACGGAAAGTTGCGGCCAGTTCCGACGCCCGCATCGAGGATGTGGCCTTGGAGACCATCGAAGAGCTGTCGCCGGAGCGCTCGGTAGCGACTGTATTCAAATGGCAAATCCAGCAGATCGTAGATCGTGGCGATGCGCTGGTAGCGGTGGAAGTTAATTGAAGAGCCTGAGCTACTCGGCTGCGGCATGGGACCCTACGAGTTCGTATCGGACCGTATCATCATCAGCTCTGGTGGCATGCGTCGCCTTCGATAGCTTAATGCACGATGCGAGCGCCTTCCCGATGTTCCTGAAGCATAAACTCCACCCGCAGCTAGCCTAGGCGGTTTCTGACCTTTTCCGTCAGACGCCAACGAACGTCGGGTGTCCAGTAAGCCCGGTGTCGCTAACCTCTCGGCACCCTGGAGCGAACCATCTCAAAGAGAGCCGGACGTGCGGGACGATTCTGGAACTGGCGTATCAGATCGTTCGCCAGATCTGCTGGCTGAAATTCTACAGGAAGCAGCCCAAGCTGGTTGGTTTGGGGAATGATGGCGTGTTGCAAATTATGTAGTTATACCAATGGGTTATTTCAGGCGAATCGGAACCCATCCGGCCTTCGGCCCTTTATCCGTTATCGGTATTCGCGTCTGACAAGGAGATAATAGCCGTGAACAATGGAATGAATATCGCAAAGGGGATTGGCAGCGGCTTCGTCGCAACGATCGTCCTCTCCGCCATCATGCTCATGAAGCAGTCGATGGGGGTCATGCCGCAGCTCAATCCCATTCAAATGATCACAGAGATGAGCGGCATGGGGACACTGCTTGTCGGATGGCTCACGCACTTCTTCATCGGGACGATCTTGTGGGGTGTCCTTTACGCCTGGATCGATCGGTCGCTGCCGGGACCTCCTTGGTTCCGTGGCGCAACCTTTGCGACAGGTGCTTGGCTCCTCATGATGATTTTGATGATGCCGATGGCCGGCGCAGGGTTCTTCGGCTTGCAGATGGGGATGATGGCGCCGGTGGCTACGCTCGTTATGCATTGGCTCTATGGCGCAGTTCTCGGGGCCGTTTACGGGGCCTGGGCACGTCCGGAACGCGAGCAACCTGTCCACGCGTGATGACGCGCGGACTCATGCGAGTTCGTACGTTGGCAGTCTAACTAGTAGTACGTGAGCCGCCTGATGCCAAACCAATATGATCTTGTTGTCCTGGGCACCGGAGTAGCCGCGACAACGGCCGCGTTCCGATGCCGTGCCGCCGGCTGGAGCGTTGCAATCATCGATCATCTGCCGTTCGGAGGAACCTGCGCTTTGCGCGGCTGCGATCCGAAGAAGGTACTGGTTGGGATTGCAGAAGCACTGGACCAGAGTCGGCGGTTGCGAGACAGAGGCATCGATGGCGGCGAATTGTCGATCGATTGGCACCAGCTCATGGCCTTCAAGCGGAGCTTTACAGACCCCGTCCCGCAACAGCGGGAAGTGGAATTTGCGAAGAATGGAATTGAGGCCTTCCATGGCCTGGCTCGGTTCGTCGGACCGCAGACGATCGAGGTTGACGGTCAGAGGTTCGACGCGCGTTTCATACTGATCGCAACCGGTGCCGCGCCGATGCACCTCGGCATCGCAGGCGAGAAGCACCTCGCGAGCAGCACCGACTTCCTGGGACTTGAAGAGCTGCCGAAGCGGCTGGTGTTCGTCGGTGGC encodes the following:
- a CDS encoding MerR family DNA-binding protein, whose amino-acid sequence is MMKPLTIGEIARQAAVGIETVRFYERRGLIEQPPKPNGAGFRTYPQETVKRLRFIQQAQDIGFSLREIHELLALKTDPESDCGDVKGRAVAKLKEVHDKIGKLRRIGEALEALIAVCPGCGPVNACSILEALDDSPSQAPAPPEPSLRKRELAERSARSRQGRARNKNATQRPIR
- a CDS encoding heavy-metal-associated domain-containing protein; this encodes MNQVTFNIEGMHCEACARTIRALLETEPGVKSVDVSFDPGTARILFDPNAANEARLKSRIEKPGYRVVDRAERP
- a CDS encoding cytochrome c biogenesis CcdA family protein codes for the protein MSYIQAWLEQVSLASPLGFAVMALAGLVMGIAPSSYPLATVVAGCVGGQTRGEQKAWLSSRGLVLSAGFVLGIATVDAVIGVLVGFLGFAIIRALAGSLAVTNLALGLLLIVLGLALLRKIRFFTPVLSPRPHRVQSFAAAYALGVPFGLSVCPACTPMVLPVLGAAALSGTPWLGGALLLVFGIARGAPLLLVGAAAERLKDLPRVMMLAPAVERVSGVLLLLAALYFLYQSAVYAGFLPPLGVLGTP
- a CDS encoding heavy metal translocating P-type ATPase translates to MTMATMQSYADHLWSEEPSSRPDRKKIRARIGGLHCSLCTGTIEKAVGRMAGVDKVAVSLTHEQALVEYDPKVVRPVAVLQTLRDIGYTIHDPRKLRGFEEEERELVREARRFVTAVALSVGSIPIIADPSVGWAGFLPALVCLSLAGLVFLALRSSGLWTAVAVTAGLIAMVLILLYLNLEGYLTGAAPWVTGALALLLVFGVARHILYMAWQALRRGILNQHVLLEMGAFAGIAGGVIGLVLHPPGYPTAPFFAVSVMVATYHIFSEWLSLIVKTRSSQAVKRLLDLQPDMARVVRDNREEAVRVSDVVVGDLVRVRPGERIPVDGTVVTGRSAIDQSFVTGEPVPVEKTDGDTVVGGSVNGTGSLLIRVTAVGEESFLQRVVRQVEDARALKPGILHLVDRVLRIYTPTVLLIAAAAFLGWIAGPLLAGYHPDISRAVFAGLSVLVMGYPCAVGISAPLSIVRGAGEAANQGILMRTGEAFQTYRLVRSIVLDKTGTLTEGRPTVGEIEACDTSEDELLAIAAAAESSSEHPLAEAIVKSAFARKVVPPAVEAFEAIPGKGVVAKIEGQEVLVGSLSFLRGRGVDFRSIADRIDALEQKGRTVIAAARASRLLGIIALGDALKPDAVETVAALRKAGLKTVLITGDNERAARRVARDLGIDEVHAGILPGAKADIVRELQKYGKVAMVGDGINDAPALMQADVGVALGTGTDIAIESADIIILGKELGLIMRAREISRYSYHKMVQNVLLAFGFNGIGIPIAATGLLYPVWALVAMALSVTAIFINSLWGRPSLFISAILSVGRRDQFERKPA
- a CDS encoding class I SAM-dependent methyltransferase encodes the protein MPQPSSSGSSINFHRYQRIATIYDLLDLPFEYSRYRALRRQLFDGLQGHILDAGVGTGRNFPFYPRNAAVIGIDISPAMLRRANRRRSQSPAASIELRQMDVAHITLPDRAFDAAVTSFLFCVLPGELQIPALQELHRVVRPGGVIRLMEYLRPQGRIRRLITRLWDPWIAWAYGASFDRQTEMHIRNAGLKVSMDRFVVTDLIKLIEIEC
- a CDS encoding DUF6789 family protein, encoding MNNGMNIAKGIGSGFVATIVLSAIMLMKQSMGVMPQLNPIQMITEMSGMGTLLVGWLTHFFIGTILWGVLYAWIDRSLPGPPWFRGATFATGAWLLMMILMMPMAGAGFFGLQMGMMAPVATLVMHWLYGAVLGAVYGAWARPEREQPVHA